Proteins encoded in a region of the Diabrotica virgifera virgifera chromosome 4, PGI_DIABVI_V3a genome:
- the LOC114327464 gene encoding tigger transposable element-derived protein 4 isoform X1 — protein MTTKRKAFTLEEKINILKDVENGKKKAEVCREKGISSSTLSTMLKSKDKIFEAGSTFSGKSKKLRAATNKELDTAMVTWLSLNSAADVPITGPQLQETATQISQALGGNGNFKASSGWLSRFKARHEITCGKICGEAKSVSKEVNDNWLNSWPTIRQNYSDDNIFNADELGLFFKLTPDKTVKFKNERCIDGKLSKERVTVLACANMSGSEKRKLLVIGKSQNPRCFKSVNQLPVTYKFNKKSWMTADIFSEELFKWDRELGHRKILLIVDNSTAHPKVNGLKNIELLFLPPNCPSDLQPMNQGIIRSLKLHYRKLLVKRILNNVENCSESPVTLLDAINFIHKAWSLIEKQTIRKCFGYAGWTETKVEHEEDEYSFAEWLRLQQQGQGELTQLNNDDEFAEFIAIDDDVIVCDLPPDSENVAEVIKEELVTDSDESDEDEGENRGEPTQEVPNRQDVESALNVVRNFIQAQHANEEVYDCFTSLENMVDRMILNNLKQSKMTDFFQLQQQ, from the coding sequence ATGACTACTAAAAGAAAGGCATTTACTTTAGAAGAAAAAATTAACATCCTTAAAGATGTTGAGAACGGTAAGAAGAAAGCAGAAGTTTGCCGTGAAAAAGGAATTTCAAGTTCCACTCTATCTACCATGCTGAAAAGTAAGGATAAGATTTTCGAAGCAGGTTCGACTTTTTCCGGTAAATCGAAAAAACTACGTGCCGCAACTAATAAGGAACTCGATACCGCAATGGTGACGTGGCTTTCCTTAAACAGCGCTGCGGACGTTCCAATAACTGGACCACAGCTTCAAGAAACAGCAACACAGATTTCGCAGGCGCTGGGTGGTAATGGGAATTTTAAAGCATCGAGTGGGTGGTTGAGCCGTTTTAAGGCCAGGCATGAAATTACGTGTGGAAAAATTTGCGGTGAAGCGAAGAGTGTTTCCAAAGAAGTCAACGACAACTGGTTGAATTCATGGCCTACGATAAGACAAAATTACAGTGATGACAATATTTTCAATGCCGATGAGCTGGGACTTTTTTTTAAACTTACTCCAGATAAGACCGTCAAATTCAAAAATGAACGTTGTATAGATGGCAAGTTATCAAAAGAAAGGGTAACTGTACTCGCGTGTGCTAACATGTCCGGTTCCGAAAAAAGGAAGTTACTCGTCATCGGGAAATCTCAAAACCCACGATGTTTCAAAAGTGTGAATCAACTTCCTGTCacatataaatttaataaaaaatcgtGGATGACAGCAGATATTTTTAGTGAAGAACTTTTTAAGTGGGACAGAGAGTTGGGACATCGAAAGATTCTTTTAATTGTTGACAATAGTACAGCCCATCCGAAAGTTAACGGTTTAAAAAACATTGAACTTCTTTTTTTACCTCCAAATTGCCCATCTGATCTGCAACCGATGAACCAGGGCATCATAAGGTCCCTTAAACTTCACTACAGAAAACTTTTAGTTAAGCGGATCCTGAACAATGTGGAAAACTGTAGTGAATCCCCTGTTACTTTATTGGATGCTATAAATTTCATCCACAAAGCATGGTCACTCATAGAAAAACAAACAATCAGGAAATGTTTTGGTTATGCGGGGTGGACAGAAACTAAGGTAGAACACGAAGAAGATGAATATTCTTTTGCAGAATGGTTGAGATTACAACAGCAAGGTCAAGGAGAACTAACCCAACTAAACAATGACGACGAGTTTGCTGAATTCATTGCCATTGATGATGACGTCATTGTTTGTGATCTTCCGCCGGATAGTGAAAATGTCGCGGAAGTAATAAAAGAGGAGCTCGTTACCGACAGTGACGAGAGTGATGAAGATGAAGGGGAAAATCGCGGTGAACCTACGCAAGAAGTTCCTAACAGACAAGATGTGGAAAGTGCTTTAAACGTTGTAAGAAACTTTATCCAAGCACAACACGCAAATGAAGAAGTATACGACTGTTTCACATCTTTAGAAAATATGGTAGATAGAATGATACTGAACAATTTAAAGCAGTCAAAAATGACCGACTTCTTCCAATTGCAGCAGCAATAG